One genomic segment of Amycolatopsis sp. WQ 127309 includes these proteins:
- a CDS encoding LacI family DNA-binding transcriptional regulator, whose translation MDRAPTIKDVAELAKVHAATASRALNPATRSMVTARTANRVLEAARTLGYAPNSAARSLRTRTSLVAGVIIPDLRNPMFPPIVRGIEDGLRAGGYMALLGNTDGDPARERELLDAMRGRQTDGFILATSRRDSVAMEEGGRPVPTVLVNRRTDAADVPSVTADNAVGIHALVRLLVAAGHTRIAHLAGPQDLSTGWERRRAFGDAMSEHGLSAERIVTCAGFTTEAGLEGTLTLLDTTPGTTAIVAGNDLIALGCYEALVDRGVRCPEDISVTGFNDIPFPGRQQPALTTVRIPHYEIGLEAARLLLERIGNPEAPAKRVVLPVEVVERDSIAPAH comes from the coding sequence ATGGACAGGGCGCCGACCATCAAGGATGTGGCCGAGCTGGCCAAGGTGCACGCGGCGACGGCCAGCCGCGCGCTGAACCCGGCCACGCGGAGCATGGTGACCGCCCGCACGGCCAACCGGGTGCTGGAGGCCGCGCGCACGCTGGGGTACGCCCCCAACTCGGCCGCGCGCAGCCTCCGCACCCGGACGTCCCTGGTCGCCGGCGTCATCATCCCGGACCTGCGCAACCCCATGTTCCCGCCGATCGTGCGGGGCATCGAGGACGGCCTCCGGGCCGGCGGGTACATGGCGCTGCTCGGCAACACCGATGGCGACCCCGCCCGCGAACGGGAACTGCTCGACGCGATGCGCGGCCGCCAGACCGACGGGTTCATCCTCGCCACCAGCCGCCGGGACAGCGTGGCCATGGAGGAAGGCGGCCGCCCGGTCCCGACGGTCCTGGTCAACCGCCGGACCGACGCCGCGGACGTTCCCTCGGTGACCGCGGACAACGCCGTCGGCATCCACGCGCTGGTCCGGCTGCTGGTCGCGGCGGGCCACACCCGGATCGCGCACCTTGCGGGCCCCCAGGACCTGTCGACCGGCTGGGAGCGACGCCGCGCGTTCGGCGACGCGATGTCCGAGCACGGTCTGTCCGCGGAGCGGATCGTCACGTGCGCGGGATTCACCACGGAGGCCGGGCTCGAGGGCACGCTGACCCTGCTCGACACGACCCCTGGCACCACCGCGATCGTCGCCGGTAACGACCTCATCGCGCTCGGTTGCTACGAGGCGCTCGTTGACCGCGGCGTCCGTTGCCCCGAAGACATTTCGGTGACCGGGTTCAACGACATCCCGTTCCCTGGCCGTCAGCAGCCGGCGTTGACCACAGTTCGGATCCCGCACTACGAGATCGGCTTGGAGGCGGCCCGTCTGCTGCTGGAGCGGATCGGCAACCCGGAAGCGCCGGCGAAGCGGGTCGTACTCCCCGTCGAGGTCGTCGAACGCGACTCGATCGCGCCCGCTCACTGA
- a CDS encoding ABC transporter substrate-binding protein produces MRGFRLGTFSPSVLVEVATRTGRLAEAGLAVTEVPTTSSPQQFTDLFAGDLDAVLTNPDNVLAYRCVPTNPLGRTEDVRILAAVDRGLGLSLFSKPGVATPALLRGNTIGVDVPGSGFAFVAFELLDRLGLRRGDDYAVEALGATPRRAKALLAGDITGTVLNAGNDLFAEDGGAHRLASVTSIGPYAGAVLAATGEAMRRETPALRGLVKALTRTARDIIDGEHRDLVLDATMRRLGLDGDAAHRHVGILTEPATGLVLGGRLARDELATVVELRNRHASGSTPLSLDAVLDSGLLDDSLLA; encoded by the coding sequence ATGCGGGGATTCAGGCTCGGCACCTTCAGCCCCTCGGTGCTGGTCGAGGTGGCCACCCGGACCGGGCGGCTGGCCGAGGCCGGTCTGGCCGTGACCGAGGTTCCGACGACGTCCTCGCCCCAGCAGTTCACGGACCTGTTCGCCGGCGACCTCGACGCGGTGCTGACCAACCCGGACAACGTCCTGGCCTACCGGTGCGTGCCGACCAACCCGCTCGGGCGCACGGAGGACGTCCGGATCCTCGCGGCCGTGGACCGCGGCCTGGGACTGTCGCTGTTCTCGAAACCAGGCGTCGCCACACCCGCGCTGCTGCGCGGGAACACCATCGGTGTCGACGTTCCCGGCTCCGGCTTCGCGTTCGTCGCCTTCGAACTGCTCGACCGACTCGGACTCCGGCGAGGCGACGACTACGCGGTCGAGGCACTGGGCGCGACTCCCCGACGCGCGAAGGCCCTCCTCGCCGGCGACATCACGGGCACCGTCCTGAACGCGGGCAACGATCTGTTCGCCGAAGACGGCGGCGCGCACCGGCTCGCCTCCGTGACCTCGATCGGCCCCTACGCGGGCGCGGTGCTGGCCGCGACCGGCGAGGCCATGCGGCGCGAAACCCCGGCACTGCGGGGACTGGTCAAAGCACTGACGCGCACCGCGCGGGACATCATCGACGGCGAGCACCGCGACCTGGTCCTCGACGCGACGATGCGCCGGCTCGGCCTCGACGGCGACGCCGCGCACCGGCACGTCGGCATCCTCACCGAGCCGGCGACCGGCCTCGTCCTCGGCGGCCGGCTCGCGCGGGACGAACTCGCCACCGTCGTCGAGCTGCGCAACCGGCACGCGAGCGGCAGCACACCGCTGAGTCTCGACGCGGTGCTCGATTCGGGCCTGCTGGACGATTCCCTGCTCGCCTGA
- a CDS encoding VOC family protein, whose product MAIPGLSRLDHIGITVPDLEQAREFFVDVLGCEYLYALGPFQDDGHWMSEHLGVADRAVMRQLHFFRLGGQAIFEVFEYEAPDQVTGSPRNSDVGGHHIALYVDDMDAAVAELHRRGLRVLGEPTVSKGASEGQRWVYFLAPWGLQCELVSYPNGKAFDHDPAAFA is encoded by the coding sequence ATGGCTATCCCGGGATTGAGCCGCCTCGACCACATCGGGATCACCGTCCCCGACCTCGAACAGGCCCGGGAGTTCTTCGTCGACGTCCTGGGCTGTGAGTACCTGTACGCCCTCGGCCCGTTCCAGGACGACGGTCACTGGATGAGCGAGCACCTCGGGGTGGCCGACCGCGCGGTCATGCGCCAGCTGCACTTCTTCCGGCTGGGCGGCCAGGCGATCTTCGAGGTCTTCGAGTACGAAGCTCCCGATCAGGTGACCGGGTCGCCGCGCAACAGCGACGTCGGCGGCCACCACATCGCCCTCTACGTGGACGACATGGACGCCGCCGTGGCCGAGCTGCACCGGCGCGGCCTGCGCGTGCTGGGTGAACCCACCGTGAGCAAGGGGGCGAGCGAAGGCCAGCGGTGGGTGTACTTCCTGGCGCCGTGGGGTCTGCAGTGTGAGCTAGTGTCCTATCCGAACGGCAAGGCGTTCGACCACGATCCCGCCGCCTTCGCCTGA
- a CDS encoding aldehyde dehydrogenase has product MPESPKPLARRDWAAFIGGAWVTPDGAKWFDVLEPATGDTLAEVVEADEALVDLAVMDARRAYEQDWRHRTPRERGILLAKAAAVIRAHADELGELEAREVGKPRRDALRFDVSFSSAGFDYFGGLADSLHGDLLDQGPIEARVSYEPYGVVAAILPFNWPPIHFTKKSAPALAAGNTVVVKPGDQAPLTVLRLVELVNEVLPPGVVNAVTGLPAGAFLSAHPVVERITFTGATATGRKVLQSAAQNLTYATMELGGKNALLVLDDADMDVAVDISIEGMFYNQGEACTSTSRILIHRSRYDEFVEQFTEAAGRLVVGDGLDARTDIGAMVDRKQQEKVLAYIDTAVAEGAKIAFQGETPEDERLKGGYWVPPTVLVDVQPHHTVAQEELFGPVASIMVFDTDEEAVRIANGTSYGLTAALITPDHFRASRLAGELEAGMIFINNYMRRSFLGSPFGGNKGSGFGRENSAETLREFVRAKNVRFPSGRAPIPTWPPKD; this is encoded by the coding sequence GTGCCGGAAAGCCCGAAGCCACTGGCCCGCCGCGATTGGGCGGCATTCATCGGCGGCGCGTGGGTCACGCCGGACGGCGCGAAGTGGTTCGATGTCCTCGAACCTGCCACCGGTGACACTCTCGCCGAGGTCGTCGAAGCCGACGAGGCGCTGGTGGACCTCGCGGTCATGGATGCCCGCCGGGCCTACGAACAGGACTGGCGCCACCGCACGCCCCGCGAGCGGGGGATCCTGCTGGCGAAAGCGGCCGCGGTCATCCGCGCGCACGCCGACGAACTCGGCGAACTCGAGGCGAGGGAGGTCGGCAAGCCCCGGCGTGACGCGCTGCGCTTCGACGTGTCGTTCAGTTCTGCGGGCTTCGACTACTTCGGCGGCCTGGCCGACTCACTGCACGGCGATCTCCTCGACCAGGGACCGATCGAGGCGCGGGTGTCCTACGAGCCCTACGGCGTCGTGGCCGCGATCCTGCCGTTCAACTGGCCCCCGATCCACTTCACCAAGAAGTCGGCCCCGGCGCTCGCCGCCGGGAACACCGTCGTCGTCAAGCCCGGCGACCAGGCGCCGCTCACGGTGCTGCGGCTGGTCGAACTGGTCAACGAGGTGCTGCCGCCCGGGGTCGTGAACGCTGTCACGGGACTCCCGGCCGGCGCCTTCCTGTCCGCGCACCCCGTCGTCGAGCGGATCACCTTCACCGGCGCGACCGCGACCGGACGCAAGGTCCTGCAGAGCGCCGCGCAGAACCTGACCTACGCCACGATGGAACTCGGCGGGAAGAACGCTCTGCTGGTGCTCGACGACGCCGACATGGACGTCGCGGTCGACATCTCCATCGAGGGGATGTTCTACAACCAGGGCGAAGCCTGCACCTCGACCTCGCGCATCCTCATCCACCGGTCGCGCTACGACGAGTTCGTCGAGCAGTTCACCGAAGCGGCCGGCCGCCTGGTCGTCGGGGACGGGCTCGACGCCCGGACCGACATCGGCGCGATGGTCGACCGCAAGCAGCAGGAGAAGGTGCTCGCCTACATCGACACGGCCGTCGCAGAAGGTGCGAAGATCGCGTTCCAGGGCGAGACGCCCGAGGACGAGCGCCTCAAGGGCGGGTACTGGGTGCCGCCCACCGTTCTCGTCGACGTGCAGCCCCACCACACCGTGGCCCAGGAGGAGCTCTTCGGCCCCGTCGCGTCGATCATGGTGTTCGACACCGACGAGGAAGCCGTCCGGATCGCCAACGGGACCAGCTACGGGCTGACGGCCGCGCTCATCACGCCGGACCACTTCCGCGCCAGTCGCCTCGCCGGCGAACTGGAAGCGGGCATGATCTTCATCAACAACTACATGCGCCGCTCGTTCTTGGGCTCGCCGTTCGGCGGCAACAAGGGCAGCGGGTTCGGCCGGGAGAACTCCGCGGAAACCCTGCGCGAGTTCGTCCGCGCGAAGAACGTCCGCTTCCCCTCGGGGCGCGCCCCGATCCCCACCTGGCCGCCGAAGGACTGA
- a CDS encoding NAD-dependent succinate-semialdehyde dehydrogenase, whose translation MNVPNELFIGGKWRPASDGARITVLDPATAEPITTVASATVQDGLDAVAAASEALAGWAATAPRTRAELLLRVFGLMKERSEELAELIVRENGKALSDARGEVAYAAEFFRWYAEEAVRVEGTVQTAPGGANRIMVLRQPIGVSVLVTPWNFPAAMATRKIGPALAAGCTVILKPASETPLTALAVGALLDEAGVPPGVVNVVPSSRSGPVVGAMLADARVRKLSFTGSTEVGRKLLQVAAESVVSSSMELGGNAPFLVFDDADLDAALDGAMIAKMRNGGQACTAANRFFVQRGVVAEFSRRLAERMGNLRVGPGTDPAVELGPLVNADAVEKVGSLVESTVAAGAKALIGGTRPGGPGFFYPATVLADVPQDAPVLAEEIFGPVAPIVTFDDETEAVRLANDTEHGLVSYVYTGDLARGLRLAEALEAGMIGLNRGLVSEPAAPFGGVKQSGLGREGGHEGLLEYTESKYIALDW comes from the coding sequence ATGAACGTGCCGAACGAACTGTTCATCGGCGGCAAGTGGCGCCCGGCCTCCGACGGCGCCCGGATCACCGTGCTGGACCCGGCGACCGCCGAGCCGATCACCACCGTCGCCAGCGCGACCGTCCAAGACGGATTGGACGCCGTCGCCGCCGCGTCGGAAGCGCTGGCGGGCTGGGCGGCGACGGCGCCGCGAACCCGCGCCGAACTGCTGCTGCGTGTGTTCGGCCTGATGAAGGAACGCTCCGAGGAGCTGGCCGAACTCATCGTCCGGGAGAACGGGAAGGCGCTGTCCGACGCCCGGGGTGAGGTGGCCTACGCCGCCGAGTTCTTCCGCTGGTACGCGGAGGAGGCCGTCCGGGTCGAGGGCACCGTCCAGACCGCGCCCGGCGGCGCGAACCGGATCATGGTGCTGCGCCAGCCCATCGGGGTCAGCGTCCTGGTGACGCCGTGGAACTTTCCGGCCGCGATGGCCACCCGGAAGATCGGACCGGCGCTGGCCGCGGGCTGCACGGTGATCCTCAAGCCGGCGAGCGAGACGCCGCTGACCGCGCTGGCCGTCGGCGCGCTGCTCGACGAGGCCGGGGTGCCGCCGGGCGTGGTCAACGTCGTCCCGTCGAGCCGGTCGGGGCCGGTGGTCGGCGCGATGCTGGCCGACGCGCGGGTGCGGAAGCTGTCGTTCACCGGGTCGACGGAAGTCGGGCGCAAGCTCCTGCAGGTCGCGGCGGAGAGCGTCGTCAGCTCGTCGATGGAACTCGGCGGCAACGCGCCGTTCCTGGTCTTCGACGACGCCGACCTGGACGCGGCTCTCGACGGCGCGATGATCGCCAAGATGCGCAACGGCGGCCAGGCCTGCACCGCCGCCAACCGGTTCTTCGTGCAGCGCGGCGTCGTCGCCGAGTTCTCCCGGCGGCTGGCCGAGCGGATGGGTAACCTCCGCGTCGGGCCGGGCACCGACCCCGCGGTCGAGCTCGGCCCGCTGGTCAACGCCGACGCCGTCGAGAAGGTCGGCTCGCTGGTGGAGAGCACGGTGGCGGCCGGCGCCAAGGCGCTGATCGGCGGCACCCGGCCCGGCGGACCCGGGTTCTTCTACCCGGCGACGGTGCTCGCCGACGTCCCCCAGGACGCGCCGGTGCTGGCCGAGGAGATCTTCGGCCCGGTCGCCCCGATCGTCACGTTCGACGACGAAACCGAGGCGGTCCGGCTGGCCAACGACACCGAGCACGGCTTGGTGTCCTATGTGTACACCGGCGACCTCGCCCGGGGCCTGCGGCTGGCCGAGGCCCTGGAAGCGGGCATGATCGGCCTCAACCGCGGCCTGGTGTCGGAGCCGGCGGCGCCGTTCGGCGGGGTCAAGCAGAGCGGCCTGGGCCGGGAAGGTGGCCACGAGGGCCTGCTCGAATACACGGAGTCGAAGTACATCGCCTTGGACTGGTAG
- a CDS encoding NAD(P)-dependent oxidoreductase, with protein sequence MQTIAFGERRKQMVTISPGTTRVGWIGTGRMGAALVRRLLAAGYDVAVCNRTRAKAEELGADGATVVDRPVDLADRDVVFSMVSASADLREVTSGTGGLFTDDASAPAVLIDSSTVSAEASAAVRIEAAKRGTQLLAAPVSGNPKVVSSGKLTLAVSGPRAVFDQVEPLLTPLGRAVTYVGDDEVARLVKIAHNVFLGVVIQSLSEITVLAEKGGVSRAAFLEFLNQSVMGSVFSQYKTPALVNLDFTPTFTMPLLRKDFDLGLAAARELEAPMPVASATAQLIAEAIGAGRVEQDFAVLIEEQARRSGLTLKPEDADVTDGLDGDTDA encoded by the coding sequence ATGCAAACGATTGCATTCGGCGAGAGGCGCAAGCAGATGGTGACGATTTCCCCCGGTACCACCCGAGTCGGCTGGATCGGCACGGGCCGGATGGGGGCGGCGCTGGTGCGCCGGCTCCTGGCCGCCGGCTACGACGTGGCGGTCTGCAACCGCACCCGCGCCAAGGCGGAAGAACTGGGCGCGGACGGCGCGACCGTAGTCGACCGGCCGGTCGACCTCGCCGACCGCGACGTCGTGTTTTCGATGGTCTCGGCCTCCGCCGACCTGCGGGAGGTCACCTCCGGCACGGGCGGGCTGTTCACCGACGACGCGTCCGCGCCGGCCGTCCTGATCGACTCCTCCACCGTGTCGGCCGAAGCCTCGGCGGCGGTGCGGATCGAGGCCGCGAAGCGGGGGACGCAGCTGCTCGCGGCGCCGGTCAGCGGCAACCCGAAGGTGGTCAGCTCCGGCAAGCTCACCCTCGCCGTGTCCGGCCCGCGCGCGGTGTTCGATCAGGTCGAACCCTTGCTCACCCCATTGGGGCGAGCTGTCACCTATGTGGGGGACGACGAGGTCGCGCGGCTGGTGAAGATCGCCCACAACGTGTTCCTGGGCGTCGTGATCCAGTCGCTGTCGGAGATCACCGTGCTCGCCGAGAAGGGTGGGGTCAGCCGGGCGGCGTTCCTGGAGTTCCTCAACCAGTCGGTGATGGGCTCGGTGTTCAGCCAGTACAAGACCCCGGCGCTGGTGAACCTCGACTTCACCCCGACCTTCACGATGCCGTTGCTGCGCAAGGACTTCGACCTCGGACTCGCCGCGGCGAGGGAGCTCGAAGCACCGATGCCGGTCGCGTCGGCGACTGCCCAGCTCATCGCCGAAGCGATCGGCGCCGGCCGGGTCGAGCAGGACTTCGCCGTGCTGATCGAAGAGCAGGCCCGCCGGTCCGGGCTGACCCTCAAGCCCGAGGACGCCGACGTCACCGACGGTCTGGACGGAGACACCGATGCCTGA
- a CDS encoding GntR family transcriptional regulator — MAERTDGAAVASQRIADQLRERILAGGLAPGTRIIQDELAEELETSRLPVREALRILAARGLVTLRANQGAWVTRMTMRECDLSYKMRERLEPLLLAESAPHLTVADITELDRLQERIEGCSDVEEFLVLDRQLHWVTYRRHDAEELASIVARLWDTTQHYRRAFTHLAGTERSWIIGAEHRLLIEALREHDHVSAEQILELHIRRTRAELSQHPELF, encoded by the coding sequence GTGGCCGAGCGGACCGACGGGGCGGCGGTGGCCAGCCAGCGCATCGCCGACCAGTTGCGAGAACGCATCCTCGCCGGTGGACTCGCGCCGGGGACCCGGATCATTCAGGACGAACTCGCGGAGGAGCTCGAAACGAGCCGGCTGCCGGTCCGGGAGGCGTTGCGCATCCTCGCCGCCCGCGGGCTGGTGACCCTGCGCGCGAACCAGGGCGCCTGGGTTACGCGGATGACCATGCGCGAGTGCGACCTCAGCTACAAGATGCGGGAGCGGCTGGAGCCGTTGCTGCTCGCGGAATCCGCCCCGCACCTCACCGTCGCGGACATCACCGAGCTGGACCGGCTCCAGGAACGCATCGAGGGCTGTTCTGACGTCGAGGAGTTCCTGGTCCTGGACCGGCAGCTGCACTGGGTGACCTACCGGCGCCACGACGCCGAGGAGCTGGCGTCGATCGTCGCGCGGCTCTGGGACACGACCCAGCACTACCGTCGCGCGTTCACCCACCTCGCGGGAACAGAGCGGAGCTGGATCATCGGCGCCGAGCACCGCCTGTTGATCGAAGCCCTGCGCGAGCACGACCACGTGTCGGCCGAGCAGATCCTGGAACTGCACATCCGTCGCACCCGGGCGGAACTCTCCCAGCACCCGGAACTGTTCTGA
- a CDS encoding amidohydrolase family protein has product MRTLFAGGGLFVKDRPELLQGGELLVDGTTIAAVGAPGELSREPVDRTLDTSGALVLPGLVNTHQHDWYLYGKGLGGDLLLEKWISDCLFPLKAQLTIDDLRLASEVAALDMLRGGTTSSVNHLVNETTLSEEEAILTPVADTGVRQFFAKAIRPGDVASDFANARESFEKWDGFAGGRVRIGFVLEATAHWVAMGTCSEPMVLGGHALAVEKDTFTSSHIAGGTMSRDNGYLKFVLQTGRTDLQFLHRLGVLDDRWILAHTINPRDNDLDLIAASGSTVAHTPSSEAARGGGITPVKRMLDNGIRVAIGTDGPMVDLTNDMVEQLKWTRLLQNQLHHEPASIELAKLITMATEDGARAVRAQDRLGSLEAGKLADIAVFDLATLHASPVHRPLSTFVHAARGGDAKHVMVDGELLLEDGRFTRASELHVTELLRKLGENGRALGRRAGLLPD; this is encoded by the coding sequence GTGAGGACCCTGTTCGCCGGTGGTGGCCTCTTCGTCAAGGACCGTCCCGAACTCCTCCAGGGCGGTGAGCTGCTCGTCGACGGCACCACCATCGCCGCCGTCGGCGCCCCCGGGGAACTGAGCCGCGAACCCGTCGACCGCACGCTCGACACCAGCGGCGCGCTGGTCCTGCCCGGTCTGGTCAACACCCACCAGCACGACTGGTACCTCTACGGCAAGGGTCTCGGCGGAGACCTGCTCCTCGAGAAGTGGATCAGCGACTGCCTCTTCCCGCTCAAGGCGCAGCTGACCATCGACGACCTCCGGCTCGCCAGTGAGGTCGCGGCGCTGGACATGCTGCGCGGCGGAACCACGAGCTCGGTCAACCACCTGGTCAACGAGACCACGCTCAGCGAAGAGGAGGCCATCCTGACCCCGGTGGCCGACACCGGCGTCCGGCAGTTCTTCGCGAAGGCGATCCGTCCCGGCGACGTCGCCTCGGACTTCGCGAACGCGCGCGAGTCGTTCGAGAAGTGGGACGGATTCGCCGGCGGCCGCGTCCGGATCGGTTTCGTTCTGGAGGCCACCGCCCACTGGGTCGCGATGGGCACCTGCTCGGAGCCGATGGTGCTGGGCGGTCACGCCCTGGCCGTGGAGAAGGACACCTTCACCTCCTCGCACATCGCCGGGGGCACCATGTCTCGCGACAACGGCTACCTGAAGTTCGTCCTGCAGACCGGACGGACGGACCTCCAGTTCCTCCACCGTCTCGGCGTGCTCGACGATCGCTGGATCCTCGCGCACACCATCAACCCGCGCGACAACGACCTCGACCTCATCGCCGCCTCGGGCAGCACCGTCGCCCACACCCCCAGCTCCGAAGCGGCTCGAGGCGGCGGGATCACACCGGTGAAACGGATGCTGGACAACGGGATCCGGGTCGCCATCGGCACCGACGGCCCGATGGTCGACCTGACCAACGACATGGTCGAGCAGCTCAAGTGGACCCGGCTGCTGCAGAACCAGCTGCACCACGAACCGGCCTCGATCGAGCTGGCCAAGCTGATCACGATGGCGACCGAAGACGGCGCTCGCGCCGTACGCGCCCAGGACCGGCTGGGCAGCCTCGAAGCGGGCAAGCTCGCCGACATCGCCGTGTTCGACCTGGCCACCCTGCACGCGTCGCCGGTGCACCGGCCGTTGAGCACGTTCGTGCACGCGGCCCGCGGCGGCGACGCCAAGCACGTCATGGTCGACGGTGAGTTGCTGCTGGAAGACGGCCGGTTCACCCGGGCGAGCGAGCTGCACGTGACCGAGCTGCTCCGCAAGCTCGGCGAGAACGGCCGGGCGCTGGGCCGCCGGGCGGGCCTCCTCCCGGACTGA
- a CDS encoding Xaa-Pro peptidase family protein, which yields MPDGRPIPAPGHNAVDFEQRVDFGRLRDYRLARARAALESSECGAFLLFDFYNIRYTTQTWIGGALGDKMTRYALLTRGGEPMLWDFGSAAKHHQLYSPWLEPENCRAGMLGLRGAISPEAGLMRDAVTQIKDLLTQAGVADSPVGVDIVEPPFLFEMQRQGLKVVDAQQLMLDARQIKSSDEITLLSQAAAMVDGVYQDIVEALKPGVRENEIVALANKRLYEMGSDQVEAINAVSGERCNPHPHNFSDRLIRPGDQAFFDIIQSYNGYRTCYYRTFGVGSATDAQRDAYHRAREWMDAAIRIVKPGVGTDDVARVWPAATEFGFANEMAAFGLQFGHGLGLGLHERPIISRLNSLDSPVEIQPGMVFALETYCPASDGFSAARIEEEVVVTETGVEVLTKFPAQDLFVANPY from the coding sequence ATGCCTGACGGACGGCCGATCCCGGCGCCCGGCCACAACGCCGTCGACTTCGAACAGCGCGTCGACTTCGGCCGGCTGCGCGACTACCGGCTCGCCCGAGCGCGGGCCGCGCTGGAGTCCAGTGAGTGCGGCGCGTTCCTTCTATTCGACTTCTACAACATCCGCTACACGACCCAGACGTGGATCGGCGGTGCGCTCGGCGACAAGATGACCCGCTACGCGCTGCTGACCCGAGGTGGCGAGCCGATGCTGTGGGACTTCGGGTCCGCGGCCAAGCACCACCAGCTCTACTCGCCGTGGCTGGAACCGGAGAACTGCCGGGCCGGGATGCTCGGCCTGCGCGGCGCGATCTCGCCGGAAGCGGGTCTCATGCGGGACGCGGTGACGCAGATCAAGGACCTCCTGACCCAAGCCGGGGTTGCCGACTCGCCGGTCGGGGTCGACATCGTCGAACCACCGTTCCTGTTCGAGATGCAACGCCAGGGTCTGAAGGTCGTCGACGCGCAGCAGCTCATGCTCGACGCCCGGCAGATCAAGTCTTCCGACGAGATCACGCTGCTGTCCCAGGCCGCCGCGATGGTCGACGGCGTTTACCAAGACATCGTCGAAGCGCTGAAGCCGGGCGTCCGGGAGAACGAGATCGTCGCGCTGGCGAACAAGCGGCTCTACGAGATGGGCTCGGATCAGGTCGAGGCGATCAACGCGGTGTCAGGGGAGCGGTGCAACCCGCACCCGCACAACTTCTCCGACCGGCTGATCCGGCCCGGCGACCAGGCGTTCTTCGACATCATCCAGTCGTACAACGGCTACCGGACCTGCTACTACCGCACGTTCGGGGTCGGCAGCGCGACCGACGCCCAGCGCGACGCCTACCACCGCGCCCGGGAGTGGATGGACGCGGCGATCCGGATCGTCAAGCCCGGCGTCGGGACCGACGACGTCGCCCGTGTCTGGCCCGCGGCGACCGAGTTCGGCTTCGCGAACGAGATGGCCGCCTTCGGCCTGCAGTTCGGCCACGGGCTCGGCCTCGGGCTGCACGAACGCCCGATCATCTCGCGGCTCAACAGCCTCGACAGCCCCGTCGAGATCCAGCCGGGCATGGTCTTCGCGCTGGAGACCTACTGCCCGGCGTCCGACGGCTTTTCGGCGGCCCGCATCGAAGAAGAGGTCGTCGTCACCGAGACCGGCGTCGAAGTGCTGACGAAGTTCCCGGCCCAGGACCTGTTCGTCGCCAACCCCTACTGA